The following are from one region of the Phormidium sp. PBR-2020 genome:
- a CDS encoding redoxin domain-containing protein, which produces MVFQTRTLSVGDPAPLLGLPTPDGEPVIIADRVGQPIVLLFYANDSNPNCQEVARQVQAAMAQFEALKVHVLSISLDPPDKRQQFRDSEQLTFPVLSDASGQTSRKYGVFYNEESEDPNQAPYAIYSRTAFLLDRNLKIMGIYSLGEPQQAIASIFEDIAQLPQEEPREIGQQAPVLLIPRVLSPEVCQHLIELWEGDNSESGSMRREGNKTIGVINYSHKIRRDHFIKDMNLLRYLDGVMRRRVFTEIKKAFSFEVTRREDYRIGGYDSSRGGYFRPHRDNTTGGTAHRRFAMSLNLNTGEYEGGYLRFPEYGGHLYRPGLGSAVIFSCSLMHEATDVTAGRRFGLFSFLYGDKEAQQRREYELQAQNNYQNMVKIGQDVPEVKNSLPPVVPQTEVSIPLKLS; this is translated from the coding sequence ATGGTGTTTCAAACTCGAACCCTGAGTGTTGGCGATCCCGCCCCCCTATTAGGTCTCCCCACCCCTGATGGGGAGCCAGTTATTATCGCCGATCGCGTTGGCCAGCCCATCGTCTTACTATTCTACGCCAACGATAGTAACCCCAACTGTCAAGAAGTCGCCCGTCAGGTTCAGGCGGCCATGGCGCAATTTGAAGCCCTCAAGGTTCACGTCTTGAGTATCAGTTTAGATCCCCCCGACAAGCGGCAACAGTTCCGAGACAGTGAACAGCTCACCTTTCCCGTTCTCAGCGATGCCAGTGGTCAAACCAGCCGCAAATATGGGGTGTTCTACAACGAAGAGAGCGAAGACCCTAATCAGGCTCCCTATGCCATTTATAGCCGCACCGCCTTTCTCCTCGATCGCAACCTCAAAATCATGGGGATCTACAGTCTAGGGGAACCCCAGCAGGCGATCGCCTCAATTTTTGAAGATATCGCCCAACTTCCCCAGGAAGAACCGCGCGAAATCGGTCAACAGGCCCCGGTGTTACTGATTCCTCGCGTTCTTTCTCCAGAGGTGTGTCAACATCTGATTGAGCTATGGGAAGGCGATAATAGTGAATCGGGTTCCATGCGACGGGAAGGGAACAAAACCATCGGCGTGATTAACTACTCCCATAAAATCCGCCGCGACCACTTCATCAAGGATATGAACCTGTTGCGTTATCTCGATGGGGTGATGCGACGCCGAGTGTTCACTGAGATCAAGAAAGCCTTTTCCTTTGAGGTGACTCGTCGGGAAGACTACCGCATTGGCGGCTATGATTCGAGTCGGGGGGGCTATTTCCGTCCCCACCGGGACAACACCACTGGCGGCACTGCTCACCGACGCTTTGCCATGTCTCTCAACCTCAACACGGGAGAGTATGAAGGGGGCTATCTGCGTTTCCCGGAATATGGCGGCCATCTCTATCGGCCGGGGTTGGGATCGGCGGTGATTTTCTCCTGTAGTCTCATGCACGAAGCGACCGATGTCACCGCTGGGCGACGTTTTGGGCTATTTTCCTTCCTCTATGGGGATAAGGAAGCGCAACAGCGTCGGGAGTATGAACTCCAGGCTCAAAATAACTACCAAAACATGGTTAAAATTGGTCAGGATGTGCCGGAGGTGAAAAATTCCTTGCCTCCGGTAGTCCCTCAAACGGAGGTTTCAATACCGTTAAAACTCAGCTAA
- a CDS encoding serine/threonine protein kinase, which translates to MSQFPQFAARGYHVQRELGQNRAGGRITYLAHQDSASEPVVLKQFLFGEAAQWSAYDSCEREIQVLKGLEHPGIPRYLDSFETENGFCLVQEYKPAPSLAQRRSFAPEEVKEIAIALLEILVYLQNRIPPVIHRDIKPENVLVSEQPTAKGLQVYLVDFGFARIGEGEVAMSSVVKGTLGFMPPEQLFNRPLTEASDLYGVGATLICLLTGTPSQDIGELMDDRYSIDFAPRVPKLSLPWVEWLQTLVKPSPSDRYKNAEEALAALHPIYVNRVPKVVAKPDYVVFEASRLGEQMAETVMLKNPVPDTRLQGRWRVLPHPKDPPSRPGKHHWLRVTPDPVQGEQVLCRVRVNTGKLVANAVYERRLVFESNAEPQTLELGVTVKTAPAPVRLPSLPMKRLGVLFVSATVLSFGVHIWWGAILGLANSLVHAIDKL; encoded by the coding sequence ATGAGCCAATTTCCCCAATTTGCCGCCAGGGGCTATCACGTCCAACGTGAACTCGGCCAGAACCGAGCCGGTGGACGCATTACCTATCTGGCCCACCAGGATTCCGCCTCGGAACCCGTTGTCTTAAAACAGTTCCTCTTCGGCGAGGCGGCCCAATGGTCTGCCTATGACAGTTGCGAACGGGAAATTCAGGTGTTGAAGGGCCTAGAACATCCGGGGATTCCCCGCTATTTAGATTCCTTTGAGACGGAGAACGGCTTTTGTTTAGTGCAAGAGTATAAACCCGCTCCCTCCTTGGCTCAACGGCGGAGTTTTGCCCCGGAAGAGGTCAAGGAGATTGCGATCGCCCTCCTCGAAATTCTCGTCTATCTGCAAAACCGCATCCCCCCGGTCATTCACCGAGACATCAAACCCGAAAATGTTTTAGTCTCCGAACAACCCACCGCCAAAGGCCTACAGGTCTATCTCGTGGATTTTGGCTTTGCCCGCATTGGCGAGGGGGAAGTGGCCATGAGCAGCGTCGTCAAGGGAACTCTGGGGTTTATGCCCCCAGAACAACTGTTTAATCGTCCCCTAACGGAAGCCTCAGACCTCTATGGGGTGGGGGCGACCCTAATTTGTCTGTTAACGGGAACCCCCTCCCAAGATATCGGCGAGTTAATGGACGATCGCTATAGCATTGATTTTGCCCCTCGGGTTCCTAAACTCAGTTTGCCCTGGGTGGAGTGGTTGCAAACCCTCGTCAAACCCTCCCCCAGCGACCGCTATAAGAACGCAGAAGAGGCGTTGGCGGCGTTGCACCCCATTTATGTCAATCGCGTGCCAAAAGTGGTCGCCAAGCCCGATTATGTGGTGTTTGAGGCCAGCCGCTTGGGGGAACAGATGGCTGAAACGGTGATGTTAAAAAATCCCGTCCCCGATACCCGATTACAAGGGCGTTGGCGAGTTCTCCCCCATCCCAAAGACCCCCCCAGTCGCCCTGGCAAACATCATTGGTTACGGGTGACGCCCGATCCAGTGCAGGGGGAACAGGTGTTATGTCGGGTGCGGGTGAATACCGGTAAACTGGTGGCGAATGCCGTCTATGAACGTCGTCTGGTCTTCGAGAGCAATGCCGAACCCCAGACCTTGGAACTTGGGGTCACTGTTAAAACCGCTCCCGCCCCGGTTCGTCTGCCCAGCTTACCCATGAAACGACTGGGGGTGTTATTTGTCTCGGCGACGGTTCTCTCCTTTGGGGTTCATATTTGGTGGGGGGCGATTTTAGGATTGGCGAACTCCCTCGTCCATGCCATTGATAAACTTTAA
- a CDS encoding folate/biopterin family MFS transporter, whose product MLVSSSRLEGFKEFLRDKLLFGNEPTPELIAILLVYFVQGILGLARLAVSFFLKDDLGLSPAETSALLGIVALPWMIKPLFGFISDGLPIFGYRRRPYLILSGLLGTLSWVLLATVVTRPWQAIAAISLGSLSVAFSDVIADSLVVERARKESQSDAGSLQSITWAASAIGGLITAYLSGFLLEIFSSRSIFLITASFPLIVSGVAWLIAEQPTGDRPDFSGVKTQLSQLKAAISQKSIWLPTAFLFIWQATPTADSAFFYFTTNELGFQPEFLGRVRLVTSLASLVGIWLFQRFFKAVPFRRIFVWTTILSSLLGMSALLLVTHANRAIGIDDHWFSLGDSLILTVMGQLAFMPVLVLAARLCPSGVEATLFAVLMSVSNIAGMLSYELGAVLMHWLNITESNFENLWLLVTLTNLSTLLPLPFIHWLPGDSASGGGGETPSPRTPEPARVESEAVEEVRI is encoded by the coding sequence ATGCTCGTCTCGTCCTCTCGCTTAGAGGGTTTTAAGGAGTTTCTACGGGATAAACTCCTGTTTGGCAATGAGCCAACCCCAGAACTCATCGCGATTCTCCTGGTCTATTTTGTTCAGGGAATCCTCGGCTTAGCGCGTTTGGCGGTGAGTTTTTTCCTCAAAGATGATTTAGGTCTCAGCCCCGCCGAAACGTCGGCCTTATTGGGGATTGTGGCTCTCCCCTGGATGATTAAGCCCTTATTTGGCTTCATCTCCGATGGCTTGCCAATTTTCGGCTATCGTCGTCGTCCCTATCTGATTCTCTCAGGATTGCTGGGAACCCTGTCCTGGGTGCTGCTGGCGACGGTGGTCACCCGTCCCTGGCAGGCGATCGCCGCCATTTCCCTCGGCTCCCTCTCGGTGGCCTTTAGTGATGTCATTGCCGACTCCCTCGTGGTGGAACGGGCCCGCAAAGAGTCCCAAAGTGATGCGGGGTCTTTGCAGTCTATCACCTGGGCCGCCTCGGCCATTGGCGGCCTCATTACCGCCTATCTGAGTGGTTTCCTCTTAGAAATCTTCAGCAGCCGCAGTATTTTCCTAATTACTGCCAGCTTTCCCCTAATTGTCTCCGGGGTCGCCTGGCTAATTGCCGAGCAACCGACAGGGGATCGGCCCGACTTCAGCGGCGTTAAAACCCAACTGAGTCAACTCAAGGCCGCCATTTCCCAAAAGTCCATCTGGTTACCGACGGCCTTTCTCTTTATCTGGCAAGCCACCCCCACCGCTGACTCGGCCTTTTTCTACTTCACCACCAACGAACTGGGCTTTCAACCGGAATTTCTAGGACGAGTGCGATTGGTGACCAGTTTAGCCTCTCTCGTGGGGATTTGGCTGTTTCAGCGGTTCTTCAAAGCCGTTCCCTTCCGCAGAATCTTTGTCTGGACTACGATCCTCTCGTCACTGTTAGGAATGAGTGCCTTATTGCTGGTGACTCATGCTAACCGGGCGATCGGCATTGATGACCATTGGTTCAGCCTCGGCGATAGTCTCATTCTGACGGTGATGGGACAATTGGCCTTCATGCCGGTTCTGGTTTTAGCCGCTCGTCTATGTCCCAGTGGCGTGGAAGCGACCTTATTTGCCGTGTTGATGTCCGTGTCTAACATTGCTGGGATGCTCTCCTATGAATTGGGGGCGGTTCTCATGCACTGGCTTAATATCACCGAATCCAACTTTGAGAATCTCTGGCTGTTGGTTACCCTAACCAACCTCAGCACCCTACTCCCCCTCCCCTTCATTCATTGGCTACCGGGAGATAGTGCCTCAGGCGGTGGCGGTGAAACCCCTTCACCCCGAACCCCAGAACCCGCTCGGGTTGAGTCAGAAGCCGTGGAAGAGGTGCGCATCTAA
- the cax gene encoding calcium/proton exchanger, with product MKILILSLLLTFLPISIAAESLHWDATVIFLTAAIAIIPLAAWMGTATEELAVVVGPTLGGLLNATFGNATELIIALIALRAGLIEVVKASITGSIISNLLLVMGFSMFLGGLRYKSQTFQSVIARLNASVMNLATVAILVPTAVVATSQGIPELTIQKLSSIVAVILIIVYGLTLLFSMKTHAYLCDVGEAENESESGDVAESPNPWFWSGILLVCTLAVAYESELLVGSLELATETLGFTPLFTGVILVPIIGNAAEHATAVTVAMKNKMDLSMAVAMGSSLQIALFVAPVLVLAGWLFDQPMDLNFNPFELVAVVVAVVLANSVSSDGRSDWLEGVLLLATYLVVSVAFFYHPV from the coding sequence ATGAAAATCCTTATCCTCTCCCTGCTTCTCACCTTCCTCCCCATCTCCATCGCCGCCGAATCCCTTCATTGGGATGCCACCGTCATTTTCCTAACCGCCGCCATCGCCATCATTCCCCTAGCTGCCTGGATGGGAACCGCCACCGAAGAACTGGCCGTAGTCGTCGGCCCCACCCTCGGCGGACTCCTCAACGCCACTTTTGGCAACGCTACGGAACTGATTATCGCCCTGATTGCCCTGCGGGCCGGCTTAATCGAAGTAGTGAAAGCCAGCATCACCGGTTCCATCATCAGTAACCTGCTGCTAGTGATGGGATTTTCCATGTTTCTCGGGGGACTTCGCTATAAATCCCAAACCTTCCAATCAGTCATCGCTCGCCTCAACGCCTCGGTGATGAACCTGGCCACGGTGGCCATCCTCGTCCCCACCGCCGTAGTTGCCACCTCCCAGGGCATCCCCGAACTGACGATTCAGAAACTCTCTAGCATTGTGGCGGTGATTCTCATCATTGTCTATGGCTTAACCCTGCTATTTTCCATGAAAACCCACGCCTATCTCTGCGATGTGGGGGAAGCGGAAAACGAATCCGAGTCTGGAGACGTGGCAGAGTCCCCCAATCCCTGGTTTTGGTCGGGAATTTTGCTGGTTTGTACCCTAGCGGTGGCTTATGAGTCCGAGTTATTGGTAGGTTCCCTGGAACTGGCCACAGAAACCCTCGGCTTCACTCCCCTCTTTACGGGGGTGATTCTGGTTCCCATCATTGGTAACGCCGCTGAACACGCCACCGCCGTCACCGTGGCCATGAAAAACAAGATGGATTTATCCATGGCCGTGGCTATGGGATCGAGTTTGCAAATTGCTCTGTTTGTGGCCCCGGTTCTGGTGTTAGCCGGTTGGCTGTTCGATCAACCGATGGATTTGAACTTCAATCCCTTTGAGTTGGTGGCAGTGGTGGTGGCGGTGGTTCTGGCTAACTCCGTCAGTTCCGATGGCCGTTCCGATTGGCTCGAAGGGGTGTTGTTACTGGCCACCTATCTGGTGGTGAGTGTGGCTTTCTTCTATCATCCCGTTTGA
- a CDS encoding NACHT domain-containing NTPase, with amino-acid sequence MAKRSLKASPAGIQQAKRAFALKGWTQENLAGEVNLKTRQPIWRFFTGQPVDRQVFMELCQVLDLDWREIAKNPPAEFLEPGESVEPTIDELVAEVRSQHHDTIQHRCGILQLLDVRHPVNIDDIYVDVNILEAVANQQCLEISALNNLDPADFNRMGLGMIDQPQIPGVEAVKNYGKLRVLGKPGIGKTTFLQHLAVQCNQGEFAPEQVPIFILLREFAEAAKRQNDVSLFNYIHQILVRSGFTNPAKLERLLIEGRVLMLMDGMDEVINQDISATIREIRSFSDKYHRNRFVVSCRTAAQELALHGFTDVEISPFSPEQITTFAQKWFVTLGRTATSQGQTQAAEFIEKLDLPENWQFRQLVVTPLFLHLSCWLFQGQGQFPTKRTAFYKQGLDLLLGKWDETKGVTRDDAYRGFLLPQKMRLLSQLAAVTFEKGQYFFEQRVIEQYIEDYLKNLPEVTLQPEELQLESEAMLKAIEAQHGLLIERARGIFSFSYLVFQEYLTARKIVATHNLSALEQALGGLVSHITDPHWHEVFLLTAGMLRSADSLVQLMKQEVDALVAQDPHLQEFLMWVNKKSKSLPDPKLATTRAFYLALAQDSPTANQFALASTLDQGIFLDTALENLLREFAIDHSQDFAYAHACSEALNNILVIVLDAGFYKSLQQLKEQLPASHQSQEQLETWWQNNYANWVEQLKDSVAKYRNIHHPWKFNPEQKQVLNRYYDANQLLIDCLNSNCEVTEAMRKEIEATLLLPQQELEDREWQNN; translated from the coding sequence ATGGCTAAGCGATCGCTCAAAGCCTCGCCCGCAGGTATTCAGCAGGCTAAGCGTGCCTTTGCGCTCAAAGGATGGACTCAAGAAAATTTAGCTGGGGAGGTCAATCTCAAGACCCGTCAGCCAATCTGGAGGTTTTTCACTGGGCAGCCGGTAGACCGCCAGGTGTTTATGGAACTCTGCCAGGTGCTGGATTTGGACTGGCGTGAGATTGCCAAGAACCCACCGGCTGAGTTTCTAGAGCCTGGGGAGAGTGTCGAACCAACCATCGATGAACTCGTGGCTGAGGTGCGATCGCAGCACCACGATACCATTCAGCACCGCTGCGGCATTCTGCAACTGCTCGACGTGCGGCACCCGGTCAACATTGACGACATCTATGTAGATGTCAATATTCTAGAAGCCGTTGCCAACCAGCAATGTCTTGAGATCTCTGCCCTCAACAATCTCGACCCTGCCGATTTTAACCGGATGGGCCTAGGGATGATTGACCAGCCTCAGATCCCCGGTGTGGAAGCGGTCAAGAATTACGGTAAGCTGCGGGTTTTGGGCAAACCCGGGATTGGCAAAACTACCTTTTTGCAACATCTAGCCGTGCAATGCAACCAGGGCGAGTTTGCCCCGGAACAAGTCCCCATTTTTATTCTCCTGAGGGAGTTTGCCGAAGCCGCCAAACGCCAGAACGACGTTAGCCTGTTCAACTATATTCACCAAATCCTCGTGCGATCGGGCTTCACCAACCCCGCCAAACTGGAACGGTTGCTCATCGAGGGGCGGGTGCTGATGTTGATGGATGGCATGGATGAGGTAATAAACCAAGATATTAGCGCCACCATCAGAGAGATTCGCAGTTTTTCGGACAAATACCACCGTAACCGGTTTGTGGTCTCTTGCCGCACCGCCGCCCAAGAACTTGCTCTGCACGGCTTTACCGATGTCGAAATTTCCCCCTTTAGCCCCGAGCAAATTACCACCTTTGCCCAAAAGTGGTTTGTGACCCTCGGCAGAACCGCCACCTCCCAAGGACAGACCCAGGCCGCAGAATTTATCGAGAAACTTGACCTCCCCGAAAACTGGCAGTTTCGCCAATTGGTGGTGACCCCCCTCTTTTTGCACCTTTCCTGCTGGCTGTTTCAGGGTCAAGGTCAGTTTCCGACCAAGCGCACAGCATTTTATAAACAGGGGTTAGACCTGCTGCTGGGGAAATGGGATGAAACCAAAGGGGTGACGCGCGATGATGCCTATCGAGGATTTTTACTCCCGCAAAAAATGAGACTCCTGAGTCAACTAGCCGCCGTTACCTTTGAAAAAGGACAGTACTTTTTTGAGCAGCGCGTCATTGAGCAATACATCGAAGATTACCTAAAAAATCTGCCTGAGGTGACGCTGCAACCCGAAGAACTTCAGCTAGAAAGTGAGGCCATGCTCAAGGCGATCGAAGCCCAGCATGGACTCTTGATCGAGCGGGCCCGAGGAATTTTTTCGTTCTCTTATCTGGTCTTTCAAGAATATCTAACAGCGCGCAAGATTGTCGCCACCCATAACCTGAGTGCCTTAGAGCAAGCCTTAGGGGGATTAGTCAGCCACATTACGGACCCCCACTGGCACGAGGTCTTTTTGCTCACCGCCGGTATGCTACGCAGTGCCGATTCCCTAGTGCAGTTGATGAAGCAGGAGGTGGATGCTTTAGTAGCCCAAGACCCTCACTTACAAGAGTTTTTGATGTGGGTTAACAAAAAATCAAAAAGTCTTCCCGACCCAAAACTAGCGACAACCCGGGCCTTTTACCTAGCCCTAGCCCAAGACTCCCCCACCGCCAACCAGTTTGCCCTAGCCAGTACCCTCGATCAAGGCATCTTTTTAGATACAGCTCTGGAAAATTTGTTGCGGGAGTTTGCCATCGACCACAGCCAGGATTTTGCCTACGCCCATGCCTGTAGTGAAGCCCTTAACAATATTCTCGTCATCGTTTTAGACGCGGGGTTCTATAAGTCGCTGCAACAGCTTAAGGAGCAACTACCGGCCTCTCACCAAAGCCAAGAGCAACTGGAAACCTGGTGGCAAAATAACTATGCGAACTGGGTTGAGCAGCTTAAAGACTCCGTTGCTAAATATCGCAATATTCACCACCCCTGGAAGTTTAATCCTGAGCAGAAGCAGGTGCTAAACCGCTACTACGATGCCAATCAACTGTTAATAGATTGCTTGAACAGCAACTGTGAGGTCACCGAAGCTATGCGCAAAGAGATTGAAGCGACACTTTTGCTGCCCCAACAGGAATTGGAGGATCGCGAATGGCAGAATAATTAA
- a CDS encoding sterol desaturase family protein, producing MELTHHSFEFYNIAFFGIILVRYFLVAGITYWLFYSPFSQSAGKPRVHQPPTRTAIWHDIKLSMLSSAVFALAAALILSAYTAGSTELYTDPREYGLWYLGVSYGIGLLLQDTYFYFTHRLFHHPKLFSWLHQGHHRSRYPTPWTSFAFDPLEAVVQALFLVGLVFVLPLHFITVIAVLATMTMWAVLNHLGPDRLPSLFPHHWLGRWLIGPAHHSIHHLKYTVHYGLYFTFWDCLLGSEDLGYRQSIKNSHRPDSKCE from the coding sequence GTGGAATTAACACACCATTCCTTTGAATTTTACAATATTGCTTTTTTTGGCATTATCTTAGTTCGCTACTTTTTAGTAGCAGGGATAACATATTGGCTCTTTTATTCCCCTTTTAGCCAGTCTGCGGGTAAGCCTAGAGTGCATCAGCCGCCCACCAGGACGGCTATTTGGCATGATATTAAGCTTTCGATGCTTTCATCTGCGGTGTTTGCCCTAGCGGCGGCATTGATTCTTTCGGCCTATACGGCGGGAAGCACTGAACTCTACACCGACCCACGAGAGTATGGGCTGTGGTATCTCGGGGTCAGCTATGGCATCGGTCTACTTCTGCAAGATACCTATTTTTATTTCACCCATCGTCTATTTCACCACCCTAAGCTCTTTTCCTGGCTCCACCAAGGACATCATCGCTCCCGCTACCCCACTCCCTGGACTTCGTTTGCCTTCGATCCATTAGAGGCTGTTGTTCAGGCACTATTCTTAGTCGGCCTTGTTTTTGTTCTGCCGCTGCATTTCATTACAGTGATTGCGGTGTTGGCCACAATGACCATGTGGGCGGTGCTAAATCATTTGGGCCCAGATCGCCTACCCAGCCTATTCCCACATCATTGGCTAGGGCGGTGGCTGATTGGCCCAGCTCACCACTCAATTCATCATCTTAAATATACGGTTCATTATGGACTTTATTTTACGTTTTGGGATTGTCTGCTGGGTAGCGAAGATCTTGGATACAGGCAGAGCATCAAAAATTCACACCGCCCCGACTCGAAATGTGAGTAG
- a CDS encoding CsbD family protein, producing MSIEDRAKATAKDVSGKVEEAVGDLTGNKEAKAKGKSKQAEAKIDHTVEDGKEAVKKTID from the coding sequence ATGAGTATTGAAGATCGAGCGAAAGCAACCGCTAAAGATGTGAGCGGTAAAGTTGAAGAAGCCGTCGGTGATCTGACTGGCAACAAAGAAGCTAAAGCTAAAGGTAAATCCAAACAAGCTGAAGCTAAAATTGACCACACCGTAGAAGATGGCAAGGAGGCAGTCAAAAAGACTATTGATTAG
- a CDS encoding CsbD family protein has protein sequence MLVATVVFNFGTTRAWAATLPAPLASQTQLATMNRAEAMAKNLEGQAQEAMGNITGDSQDKIMGKAKQVESQIRNAAEDMKDEIQLSDRAKAVAKNVEGKIQETAGNVTGSSKDQMMGRLKQTEGSNRNMIENVKDGIGDLFN, from the coding sequence ATGCTGGTTGCAACGGTTGTGTTTAACTTCGGTACAACCCGTGCCTGGGCTGCAACCTTGCCAGCACCCTTGGCAAGCCAAACCCAGCTTGCGACCATGAATCGAGCTGAGGCGATGGCTAAGAATCTAGAAGGTCAAGCTCAAGAAGCTATGGGTAATATTACTGGTGATTCTCAGGATAAAATCATGGGCAAGGCTAAGCAAGTTGAAAGTCAGATACGGAATGCGGCTGAGGACATGAAAGATGAGATACAGCTTAGCGACAGAGCTAAAGCAGTGGCGAAGAATGTTGAAGGCAAAATCCAGGAAACTGCTGGCAATGTGACGGGCAGTAGCAAAGACCAAATGATGGGCAGACTTAAGCAGACTGAGGGCAGTAATCGAAACATGATCGAAAATGTCAAAGATGGCATTGGTGATTTATTCAACTAA
- a CDS encoding lmo0937 family membrane protein yields the protein MLNVVWSVVVILLVLWALGFAINIGGGLVHLLLVLALIGIVYNLVIGRR from the coding sequence ATGTTAAATGTCGTCTGGTCTGTGGTCGTTATTCTTCTTGTCTTGTGGGCATTGGGGTTTGCTATCAATATCGGCGGAGGCTTGGTTCATTTGCTTTTGGTTCTGGCGTTAATTGGTATTGTTTATAACCTGGTCATTGGGCGTCGTTAA
- a CDS encoding GlsB/YeaQ/YmgE family stress response membrane protein: protein MTIISWIVLGLLAGAIAKAIVPGYQGGNWFATMILGIIGAFIGGTLHLFIETGNLELTSADLSVIGVFVAVLGSIIAIYLYGTMSRRGL from the coding sequence ATGACTATTATTTCTTGGATTGTTTTGGGGCTACTCGCGGGGGCGATCGCAAAAGCGATTGTTCCTGGATATCAAGGGGGGAACTGGTTTGCCACCATGATCCTGGGTATCATCGGTGCATTTATTGGTGGCACGTTGCACCTATTTATTGAGACGGGAAATCTGGAACTAACATCAGCAGATTTAAGCGTTATTGGTGTGTTTGTTGCCGTTCTCGGGTCAATTATCGCAATTTACCTCTATGGAACAATGTCTCGTAGAGGCTTGTAA